A genomic window from Bradyrhizobium lupini includes:
- a CDS encoding tripartite tricarboxylate transporter TctB family protein, with protein MISRRALELATAVLTGSFGVAVVISSLDNGIGWSSAGVDAGTFPFLTGIIIVLGSLYNLFRGVMPAATLASVPIAITSIELRRLAGLFVPAAIFVAAIPLAGMYVASALYIFAVLAIPRQQSVPRALGMAAATALALYVVFERMFQVSLPHGALAAAFGF; from the coding sequence ATGATATCGCGCCGCGCTCTCGAACTTGCGACAGCCGTTCTCACCGGAAGCTTCGGTGTGGCGGTCGTCATTTCCAGCCTCGATAACGGCATCGGCTGGTCGAGCGCGGGCGTGGACGCCGGGACGTTTCCGTTCCTGACCGGGATCATCATCGTGCTCGGGAGCCTCTACAACCTGTTTCGAGGTGTCATGCCGGCCGCGACGCTCGCCAGCGTCCCAATTGCCATCACATCGATCGAGCTGCGCCGGCTTGCCGGCCTGTTCGTGCCGGCCGCGATTTTCGTGGCTGCGATCCCGTTGGCCGGGATGTACGTCGCCTCGGCCCTGTACATCTTCGCGGTGCTGGCGATCCCCCGACAACAATCCGTGCCGCGCGCGCTTGGCATGGCGGCGGCGACAGCGCTTGCGCTCTACGTCGTGTTCGAGCGCATGTTCCAGGTGAGCTTGCCGCACGGCGCGCTCGCCGCGGCGTTCGGCTTCTGA
- a CDS encoding tripartite tricarboxylate transporter substrate binding protein, protein MGQTSKLLLSAAAIVLAGTTPALPAWQPQKPIEFVATAGPGGGTDNLARAVQNIITKHKLVEQPIVVVNKGGGSGAEGYVYGKASAGDPYKVIFGTSNAWQQPLVSKVAFNYTDLTPIAAMAQDEFLLWVKQDAPYKTAGDYLKAAASGEFKMGGAQSKDTDEVLTRMIEKAGHIKLTYIPFKSGAETAVQLAGGHLDSHVNNPSESLGQWRGATQRPLCVFSPKRLPQGAKVTATEGWGDVPTCVEQGLDIKQYEQPRTVWLPGKVTPDQAAFYVDLMKKVQATPDWKDYIEKTSQVDTFLTGAEFDKFIKEDLERVRLVASEQGWLVK, encoded by the coding sequence ATGGGTCAGACATCAAAACTTCTGCTCTCCGCAGCCGCAATTGTGCTCGCCGGCACGACGCCGGCGCTCCCGGCCTGGCAGCCGCAAAAGCCGATCGAGTTCGTGGCGACCGCCGGGCCCGGCGGCGGCACGGACAATCTCGCGCGCGCCGTGCAGAACATCATCACCAAGCACAAGCTGGTGGAGCAGCCGATCGTCGTCGTCAACAAGGGCGGCGGCAGCGGCGCGGAAGGCTATGTCTACGGCAAGGCGTCCGCCGGCGATCCCTACAAGGTGATCTTCGGCACGTCGAATGCCTGGCAGCAGCCGCTCGTCTCCAAGGTCGCTTTCAACTACACCGATCTCACCCCGATCGCGGCGATGGCGCAGGACGAGTTCCTGCTCTGGGTCAAGCAGGACGCGCCCTACAAGACGGCGGGCGATTATCTGAAGGCGGCCGCATCAGGCGAGTTCAAGATGGGCGGCGCGCAGTCAAAGGATACCGACGAGGTGCTGACCCGCATGATCGAGAAGGCCGGCCACATCAAGCTGACCTATATTCCCTTCAAGAGCGGCGCCGAGACCGCCGTGCAGCTCGCCGGCGGACACCTCGACTCTCACGTCAACAATCCCAGCGAGAGTCTCGGGCAATGGCGTGGCGCCACCCAGCGCCCGCTTTGCGTCTTCAGCCCGAAGCGGCTGCCGCAGGGCGCCAAGGTCACCGCGACCGAAGGCTGGGGTGATGTTCCGACCTGCGTCGAGCAGGGCCTCGACATCAAGCAGTATGAGCAGCCGCGCACAGTGTGGCTCCCCGGCAAGGTCACGCCGGACCAGGCCGCGTTCTATGTTGACCTGATGAAGAAGGTGCAGGCGACGCCGGACTGGAAGGACTACATCGAGAAAACCTCCCAGGTCGACACGTTCCTGACCGGTGCCGAGTTCGACAAGTTCATCAAGGAGGATCTCGAGCGCGTCAGGCTGGTTGCGAGCGAGCAGGGTTGGTTGGTCAAGTGA
- a CDS encoding CaiB/BaiF CoA-transferase family protein: MQSDRSQSTSGRSGPLAGLKVIDLTHVMAGPTCTLMLADMGADVIKIEKSPNGDDTRHSVPPKIGDEAASFLMMNRNKRGIVLDLKTDGGKQVLRRLIAGADVLVENFAPGAMERLGFGYDDLHKQHPTLIYCSLSGFGRTGPYKHRRGFDLVAQAMSGIMSFTGERPDGPPVKCGPPLSDITAGLLASMGILAAYTHRLKTGEGQWVETSLYEAALVQTYWQSTIALAAGTAPRAMGSAHPLNAPYQAFEASDGWLVVGGANKKHWLLMLEALGASELAADPRFVTGADRMANLKELEAVLSERFRTRTRAHWLAALDEKGVPCGPVHDMLEALSDPQTLAREMVVEVEHSTLGPVKTIGLPVKFSETPGKVRTGAPVYGEHTSEVLAEHGFDRKQIDALEQEGAIVLASGRGEERVA, encoded by the coding sequence ATGCAAAGCGATCGCTCGCAATCAACCTCCGGCCGTTCGGGGCCGCTTGCCGGCCTCAAGGTCATCGATCTCACCCATGTCATGGCAGGGCCGACCTGCACCTTGATGCTGGCCGATATGGGCGCCGACGTCATCAAGATCGAGAAATCGCCGAACGGTGACGACACCCGCCATTCGGTGCCGCCGAAGATCGGCGACGAGGCGGCCTCCTTCCTGATGATGAACCGCAACAAGCGCGGCATCGTGCTGGATCTGAAGACCGATGGCGGCAAGCAGGTGTTGCGGCGGCTGATCGCGGGCGCCGACGTGCTGGTCGAGAATTTTGCGCCGGGCGCCATGGAGCGCCTCGGCTTCGGCTATGACGACCTGCACAAGCAGCATCCAACGCTGATCTATTGCTCGCTGTCTGGCTTCGGCCGCACCGGACCCTACAAGCATCGCCGCGGCTTCGATCTGGTCGCCCAGGCCATGAGCGGAATCATGAGCTTTACCGGCGAACGTCCCGATGGTCCGCCCGTGAAATGCGGCCCGCCGCTGTCCGACATCACCGCCGGCCTGCTGGCGAGCATGGGCATCCTCGCGGCCTACACGCACCGTCTCAAGACCGGCGAAGGGCAGTGGGTCGAGACCTCGCTCTATGAGGCCGCGCTGGTGCAGACCTACTGGCAGTCGACCATCGCGCTGGCCGCGGGCACCGCGCCGCGGGCCATGGGTTCGGCGCATCCGCTCAACGCGCCATATCAGGCGTTCGAGGCCTCGGACGGCTGGTTGGTGGTCGGCGGCGCCAACAAGAAGCATTGGCTGTTGATGCTGGAGGCGCTCGGCGCAAGCGAGCTCGCAGCCGATCCACGCTTCGTCACCGGCGCCGACCGCATGGCCAATTTGAAGGAGCTCGAAGCTGTTCTGAGCGAGCGCTTCCGCACCCGCACGCGCGCGCACTGGCTGGCGGCACTGGACGAGAAGGGCGTGCCGTGCGGCCCCGTGCACGACATGCTGGAGGCGCTCAGCGATCCGCAGACGCTGGCGCGCGAGATGGTTGTCGAGGTCGAGCATTCCACGCTCGGGCCCGTGAAGACGATCGGCTTGCCGGTCAAGTTTTCGGAGACCCCAGGCAAAGTGCGCACGGGCGCGCCGGTCTACGGTGAGCATACAAGCGAGGTGCTGGCCGAGCATGGGTTCGACCGGAAGCAGATCGACGCGCTCGAACAAGAAGGCGCAATCGTGTTGGCATCGGGAAGAGGCGAGGAACGGGTCGCCTGA
- a CDS encoding enoyl-CoA hydratase/isomerase family protein, giving the protein MDQQVKAEDLVFERQDGIGRITFNRPQARNAFTFAMYERLAAICEEINDDHAIKVLVLRGAGDKAFAAGTDINQFRDFKSPQDAIDYENRIDRVLTTLEQCRVPTIAAINGFCTGGGAGIAAACDLRIGTQSAKIGFPIARTLGNCLSMSNVSRLTALIGAARVKDLIFTARLVDATEAASVGLLGEVVEDIAALERRADEVAKLLASHAPLTLNATKQAVARLQRRLTPDEGEDLILMCYTSQDFREGLDAFLTKRAPQWRGQ; this is encoded by the coding sequence ATGGACCAGCAGGTGAAGGCGGAAGACCTCGTTTTCGAGCGCCAGGACGGGATCGGGCGGATCACCTTCAACCGCCCGCAGGCGCGCAACGCCTTCACTTTCGCGATGTATGAGCGGCTCGCCGCGATCTGCGAGGAGATCAACGACGATCACGCGATCAAGGTACTGGTGCTGCGCGGGGCCGGCGACAAGGCGTTTGCCGCGGGCACCGACATCAATCAGTTCCGCGATTTCAAGTCGCCGCAGGACGCGATCGACTACGAGAACCGCATCGATCGGGTGCTGACCACGCTCGAGCAGTGCCGCGTGCCGACCATCGCAGCGATCAACGGGTTCTGCACCGGCGGCGGCGCGGGCATTGCCGCGGCATGTGACCTCCGCATCGGCACCCAAAGCGCGAAAATCGGCTTTCCCATTGCCCGCACGCTCGGCAACTGCCTGTCGATGTCCAATGTCAGTCGTCTCACCGCGCTGATCGGCGCCGCCCGCGTCAAGGATCTGATCTTCACGGCGCGGCTCGTCGACGCGACCGAGGCTGCCAGTGTCGGGCTGCTCGGCGAGGTCGTCGAGGATATCGCCGCGCTCGAAAGGCGCGCGGACGAGGTTGCCAAATTGCTCGCCAGCCACGCGCCGCTGACGCTGAATGCGACCAAGCAGGCCGTGGCGCGCCTGCAAAGGCGCCTGACGCCCGACGAGGGCGAAGACCTCATCCTGATGTGCTACACGAGCCAGGATTTTCGCGAAGGGCTCGATGCTTTCCTCACCAAGCGCGCGCCGCAATGGCGCGGCCAATAG
- a CDS encoding GntR family transcriptional regulator, translating into MLHEEVVGRIRAILLDGEIPPGARIPERELCERLQISRTPLREALKVLAAEGLVQLLPHRGSRAAKLTDKDMRDLFEVCQGLEALAGELACERITDAEIAAIAAAHADMVRHYRERDLIQYYRGNRAIHEAIVAAAGNPVLAGLYASVTARIRRARYVTPMTAERWAVALQEHDAILNALQRRDGVGLAHILRAHLRHKREEVLQAGFAETEGSEPTPRIA; encoded by the coding sequence ATGCTTCATGAGGAAGTCGTCGGCCGCATCCGGGCCATCCTGCTCGACGGCGAAATCCCGCCGGGCGCGCGGATTCCCGAGCGTGAGCTGTGCGAGCGGCTCCAGATATCGCGCACCCCGCTACGCGAGGCGCTCAAGGTGCTCGCCGCCGAAGGTCTCGTGCAGCTCCTGCCCCACCGCGGCTCGCGTGCGGCAAAACTGACCGACAAGGACATGCGCGACCTGTTCGAGGTTTGCCAAGGCCTCGAAGCGCTCGCCGGCGAACTCGCCTGCGAACGCATCACCGATGCCGAGATCGCCGCGATCGCCGCCGCGCACGCTGACATGGTGCGACATTATCGCGAACGCGATCTGATCCAGTACTATCGCGGCAACCGCGCCATTCACGAAGCCATCGTCGCTGCGGCCGGAAACCCGGTGCTCGCGGGGTTGTATGCGTCCGTGACCGCGCGCATCCGGCGCGCGCGTTATGTCACGCCGATGACGGCCGAGCGCTGGGCGGTCGCCTTGCAGGAGCATGACGCCATCCTGAATGCCCTGCAGAGGCGCGACGGCGTCGGCCTCGCCCATATCCTGCGCGCGCATCTGCGCCACAAGCGCGAAGAGGTTTTGCAGGCGGGCTTTGCCGAAACGGAAGGGAGCGAGCCCACGCCGAGAATTGCGTGA
- a CDS encoding MBL fold metallo-hydrolase yields MTIDVSRRSLLTLGAGLGASAMLGGSALARAPKLGTQTPYWHRFVLGDAEVTVVSDGPLPLGDPSGTFTGVSKEEVKKMLVENFLSPDNVVLEQNSPIVNTGDKLILFDTGMGSSKMFGATTGRQQKSMTEAGIKPGDIDAVVCSHAHIDHIGGIVDDGGKPLFPNAQIYISQTDFDFWTDEGKLGSAAKDFVVHARKNLLPVRDRIVFFKDGQEFLPGVQAIAAPGHTVGHTIFMVSSAGKSFAFLGDLSHHPVLLLERPRMEFSYDTDPKQAAESRVKLLTMLAANKTPVMSYHFAWPGYGHVAKAGEGFHYYPEPMQMTL; encoded by the coding sequence ATGACAATCGATGTCTCACGTCGGTCCTTGTTGACCCTCGGAGCTGGCCTTGGTGCCAGCGCAATGCTCGGCGGCAGCGCCTTGGCGCGCGCTCCCAAGCTCGGCACCCAGACGCCCTACTGGCACCGCTTCGTTCTCGGCGACGCCGAAGTCACCGTCGTGTCCGACGGACCGCTTCCCCTGGGCGATCCCTCGGGCACCTTCACCGGTGTTTCCAAGGAAGAGGTGAAGAAGATGCTCGTCGAGAATTTCCTGTCGCCGGACAATGTCGTGCTCGAGCAGAACTCGCCGATCGTCAACACCGGCGACAAGCTCATCCTGTTCGATACCGGCATGGGCTCATCCAAGATGTTCGGCGCCACCACCGGTCGGCAGCAGAAGAGCATGACCGAGGCCGGCATCAAGCCCGGCGACATCGACGCCGTGGTTTGCTCGCATGCCCATATCGACCACATCGGCGGCATCGTGGACGACGGCGGCAAGCCGCTGTTTCCCAACGCGCAGATCTACATCTCGCAGACCGATTTCGACTTCTGGACCGACGAAGGCAAGCTCGGTAGCGCGGCCAAGGATTTCGTCGTTCACGCCCGCAAGAACCTGCTGCCGGTCCGCGACCGCATCGTGTTCTTCAAGGACGGCCAGGAATTTCTGCCTGGCGTGCAGGCAATCGCAGCGCCCGGTCATACCGTCGGCCACACCATCTTCATGGTCTCGTCGGCCGGCAAGTCCTTCGCCTTCCTTGGTGACCTGTCGCATCATCCCGTCCTGCTGCTCGAGCGGCCGCGGATGGAATTCTCCTACGACACGGACCCGAAGCAGGCGGCCGAGTCACGCGTAAAACTGCTGACCATGCTTGCTGCGAACAAGACGCCCGTGATGTCCTATCACTTCGCCTGGCCGGGCTATGGCCATGTCGCCAAGGCGGGTGAAGGATTCCACTATTATCCCGAACCGATGCAGATGACTTTGTAA
- a CDS encoding peroxidase family protein, whose amino-acid sequence MSRENDGFVFHRDLLQWVPDVIYRAVNFFVTWDKLPTLLGAANLSAFRDRLRERNLHHTGYGTSSPRWNTGNDRWRSADGSFNSLDHPRMGMAGARFGRNFALSECVPDSLDDLLEPSPRVISEELLARHEFIPATSLNLLAAAWIQFETHNWFSHGAPKSGNEFKIPLTPNDEWPAHERIDGCMKIRRTVCDGTPREPWLGATPTFRNLNSHWWDAGQIYGSDRARQMQIRSGADGKIAVGDDGMLPADPVHPGADLTGFNDNWWVGLSLLHNLFAREHNVICDGLKARYPTWKDEELFQHARLINAALIAKIHTVEWTPGILGHPALDFSMHANWSGIPCQVLRAVLGKNSEAAFGIVGSPTDQHSAPYAMTEEFTAVYRLHPLIPENLDVRRLDTTEVTPSNLVHMQGPASRKFMQTHGFANLLYSFGTAHPGAIRLHNFPNFLRQFTKDGQPLLDVAAIDIMRDRERGVPRYNRFRELVGKKRVNTFEEITSIPGAARKMRAIYKGDVDRVDLMVGLLAEDLPDGFGFSDTAFRIFILMASRRLKSDRFFTDDYRAEVYTNFGLDWIHNNGMKSVLLRHMPQLGPALEGVNNAFAPWNVLRG is encoded by the coding sequence ATGTCCCGCGAGAACGATGGTTTTGTCTTCCATCGCGACCTGCTCCAATGGGTCCCGGATGTTATCTATCGGGCCGTCAACTTCTTTGTCACATGGGACAAACTGCCGACCCTGCTCGGAGCCGCCAATCTCTCGGCGTTCCGCGACCGGCTGCGGGAGCGCAATCTGCACCATACCGGCTACGGCACGTCATCGCCTCGCTGGAACACGGGCAATGACCGGTGGCGTTCCGCCGACGGCTCGTTCAACAGCCTCGACCATCCGCGCATGGGGATGGCTGGCGCCCGGTTCGGACGTAACTTCGCGCTGTCCGAATGCGTACCGGACAGCCTGGACGATTTGCTCGAACCCAGTCCGCGCGTGATCTCGGAGGAATTGCTGGCGCGCCACGAATTTATTCCGGCGACCAGCCTCAATCTGCTGGCCGCCGCCTGGATCCAGTTCGAAACGCATAATTGGTTCAGCCATGGGGCCCCTAAGTCGGGAAACGAGTTCAAAATTCCGCTGACGCCAAACGACGAATGGCCGGCCCATGAGCGGATCGACGGCTGCATGAAGATCCGTCGGACCGTTTGCGACGGGACGCCACGTGAACCATGGCTCGGCGCGACCCCCACGTTCCGCAACCTCAACTCGCACTGGTGGGACGCCGGACAAATCTACGGCAGCGACCGCGCAAGGCAGATGCAGATCCGTTCCGGGGCAGATGGGAAGATCGCGGTCGGCGATGATGGGATGCTTCCAGCCGATCCGGTGCATCCCGGCGCCGATCTCACCGGCTTCAACGACAATTGGTGGGTGGGGCTCAGCCTGCTGCACAACCTCTTCGCACGCGAGCACAATGTCATCTGCGACGGCTTGAAGGCGCGGTATCCGACCTGGAAGGACGAGGAGCTATTCCAGCATGCGCGCCTGATCAACGCGGCCCTGATCGCCAAGATCCACACCGTCGAATGGACGCCAGGCATCCTCGGCCATCCCGCACTGGACTTCAGTATGCACGCCAACTGGTCGGGGATCCCGTGCCAGGTGCTGCGCGCGGTGCTCGGCAAGAACAGCGAAGCCGCCTTTGGTATCGTCGGCTCTCCGACGGATCAGCACAGCGCGCCTTACGCGATGACGGAGGAATTCACCGCCGTGTACCGCCTGCACCCGTTGATCCCGGAAAACCTTGATGTACGGCGGCTCGATACCACTGAGGTTACCCCTAGCAATCTCGTCCATATGCAGGGCCCCGCCTCCCGCAAGTTCATGCAGACTCACGGCTTCGCCAACCTGCTGTACTCGTTCGGCACCGCTCATCCCGGCGCCATTCGCCTCCACAATTTTCCCAACTTCCTGCGCCAGTTCACGAAAGACGGCCAGCCGCTGCTGGACGTGGCCGCGATCGATATCATGCGTGATCGCGAGCGCGGCGTGCCGCGCTACAACCGGTTCCGCGAACTGGTCGGCAAGAAGCGGGTCAACACATTCGAGGAAATCACCAGCATCCCCGGCGCGGCCAGGAAGATGCGCGCGATCTACAAGGGCGACGTCGATCGCGTTGATCTGATGGTCGGACTATTGGCCGAAGACCTGCCGGACGGTTTTGGCTTCAGCGATACCGCCTTCCGCATTTTCATCCTGATGGCATCGCGGCGCCTCAAGAGCGACCGGTTCTTCACCGATGACTACCGGGCGGAAGTCTACACCAATTTCGGTCTGGACTGGATCCACAACAACGGAATGAAATCGGTGCTGCTGCGGCATATGCCGCAACTCGGACCGGCGCTCGAGGGCGTCAACAACGCCTTCGCCCCGTGGAACGTCCTGCGAGGCTGA
- a CDS encoding haloacid dehalogenase type II — MSDLSAVKALVFDVFGTVVDWRTSLITDFIWWAKGRGISADWTALVDGWRGMYMASMDDVRKHPERGYVMLDDLHRRSLEKLVAQFSIPSLTEADLDHLTKGWHRLHPWPDSVAGLTRLKTKFVISPLSNGNVALLTNMAKFAGLPWDLIMSAELFEHYKPDPETYLGAARLLGLKPEQVMMVAAHNGDLAAAQKNGLKTAFVARPTEYGPLQKVDFQATGNWDIVAKDFGGIADKLGC, encoded by the coding sequence ATGTCCGACCTCTCCGCCGTCAAAGCCCTGGTCTTCGACGTGTTCGGCACCGTCGTCGACTGGCGCACCAGCCTGATCACCGACTTCATCTGGTGGGCGAAGGGCCGCGGCATCAGCGCCGACTGGACCGCCTTGGTCGACGGCTGGCGCGGCATGTACATGGCTTCGATGGATGACGTGCGCAAACATCCCGAGCGCGGCTACGTCATGCTCGATGATCTGCATCGCCGCTCGCTCGAAAAACTGGTCGCGCAATTTTCGATTCCAAGCCTGACCGAGGCCGATCTCGATCACCTCACCAAGGGGTGGCACCGCTTGCACCCGTGGCCCGACAGCGTCGCCGGCCTGACCCGACTGAAGACGAAATTCGTGATCTCGCCGCTGTCGAACGGCAATGTCGCGCTGCTCACCAACATGGCGAAGTTCGCAGGGCTTCCCTGGGACCTCATCATGTCGGCCGAGCTGTTCGAGCACTACAAGCCCGATCCCGAAACCTATCTCGGCGCCGCGCGCCTGCTCGGCCTCAAGCCGGAGCAGGTGATGATGGTCGCGGCCCACAACGGCGATCTCGCCGCCGCGCAGAAGAACGGGCTGAAGACGGCCTTCGTGGCGCGGCCGACCGAATACGGTCCGCTTCAGAAGGTCGATTTCCAGGCCACCGGCAATTGGGACATCGTCGCCAAGGATTTTGGTGGGATCGCCGACAAGCTCGGGTGCTAG
- the glpX gene encoding class II fructose-bisphosphatase, producing MSTHISVPPQALLERILTLEIVRVTERAAVSSARLRGHGNEKAADQAAVDAMRRELNKLPIEGTIVIGEGERDEAPMLFIGEKVGMNAGPQVDIAVDPLEGTTLCAKNMPGSIATMAMADGGTLLHAPDVYMQKLAIGPGYDKGVVELDATPAENVRRLAKAKGVKPDGITVLVLDRPRHASIIESVRSTGAAVRLITDGDVAGVIHCADPDNTGVDMYLGTGGAPEGVLAAVALRCIGGQMQCRLILDSDEKRERAAKMGVSDPKMIYGIEDMARGDCLFAATGVTTGSLLSGVKFRKDGVIETETVVMRSVTGTVRYIKAEHRELAKFHLD from the coding sequence ATGTCGACCCATATTTCAGTCCCGCCGCAAGCATTGCTCGAGCGCATTCTCACGCTGGAGATTGTGCGTGTGACGGAGCGGGCGGCGGTGTCTTCGGCGCGTCTGCGCGGGCACGGCAACGAGAAGGCGGCCGACCAGGCCGCGGTGGACGCGATGCGGCGCGAGCTCAACAAGCTGCCGATCGAGGGCACCATCGTCATCGGCGAGGGCGAGCGCGACGAGGCGCCGATGCTCTTCATCGGCGAGAAGGTCGGCATGAACGCCGGCCCGCAGGTCGACATCGCCGTCGATCCGCTTGAAGGCACCACGCTGTGCGCCAAGAACATGCCGGGCTCGATTGCCACCATGGCGATGGCCGACGGCGGCACGCTGCTGCACGCCCCCGACGTCTATATGCAGAAGCTCGCGATCGGTCCCGGTTACGACAAGGGCGTCGTCGAGCTCGATGCGACACCGGCCGAAAACGTCCGCCGGCTCGCCAAGGCCAAGGGCGTCAAGCCCGACGGCATCACCGTTCTCGTGCTCGACCGGCCACGCCATGCCAGCATCATCGAGAGCGTGCGATCGACTGGCGCCGCCGTGCGCCTGATCACTGACGGCGACGTCGCCGGCGTGATCCACTGCGCCGACCCCGACAATACCGGCGTCGACATGTATCTCGGCACCGGCGGCGCGCCGGAAGGCGTGCTCGCGGCCGTGGCGCTGCGCTGCATTGGCGGCCAGATGCAGTGCCGTCTCATCCTCGACTCCGACGAGAAGCGCGAGCGCGCCGCCAAGATGGGCGTCAGCGATCCCAAGATGATCTACGGCATCGAGGACATGGCGCGCGGCGACTGCCTGTTCGCAGCCACCGGCGTCACCACGGGCTCGCTGCTGTCGGGCGTCAAATTCCGCAAGGACGGCGTGATCGAGACCGAGACGGTGGTGATGCGCTCCGTCACCGGCACCGTGCGCTACATCAAGGCCGAGCACCGCGAGCTGGCGAAATTCCACCTCGACTGA
- a CDS encoding homoserine dehydrogenase: protein MVAPLKVGIAGLGTVGAEVVRLIETQARVLAGRSGRGIRVVAVTARSKAKKRGVDLRGIEWVKDPLALATHPGIDCFVELMGGAGDPALAAVEAALAAGKSVVTANKALLAKHGLKLAKAAEKHGGALNFEAAVGAAIPVIKTLREGLAGTGINRVYGILNGTCNYILTRMEQEGLSFAECLKDAQRLGYAEADPSFDVDGHDTAQKLAILASLAFGTKVAQSAVYVEGISSIAPEDLRAADDLGYRLKLLGVAVRTATGIEQRVHPTMVPKSSSIAQVMGVTNAVTIDGEGIPPITLVGPGAGGAATASAVVADIADVARGIRANPFGRPISQLRDTKKAPMERHEGGYYIRLLARDFPGTAAAIATRLAEQKISIESIVQRHPNGGAALADGKAVPVPVILITYATHEDAVRRALAAVQKDKVISGRPQVIRIEKN from the coding sequence ATGGTTGCACCCCTGAAAGTGGGCATAGCGGGGCTCGGCACCGTGGGCGCCGAAGTTGTCCGTCTGATCGAAACGCAGGCGCGGGTGCTTGCCGGCCGCAGCGGCCGTGGCATCCGTGTCGTCGCCGTCACCGCACGCTCGAAGGCGAAGAAGCGCGGCGTCGATCTGCGCGGCATCGAATGGGTCAAGGATCCGCTTGCCCTCGCCACGCATCCGGGCATCGACTGCTTCGTCGAACTGATGGGCGGCGCGGGCGATCCCGCGCTGGCGGCGGTCGAGGCCGCGCTCGCCGCCGGCAAGTCCGTCGTCACCGCCAACAAGGCGTTGCTGGCAAAGCACGGCCTCAAGCTGGCAAAGGCCGCCGAAAAGCACGGCGGCGCGCTGAATTTCGAGGCAGCCGTCGGCGCTGCGATCCCTGTCATCAAGACGTTACGCGAAGGTCTTGCCGGAACCGGCATCAACCGGGTCTACGGCATCCTCAACGGCACCTGCAATTACATCCTGACCCGGATGGAGCAGGAGGGCCTGTCCTTCGCCGAATGCCTGAAGGACGCGCAACGGCTCGGCTATGCCGAGGCCGATCCGTCATTCGACGTCGACGGCCACGATACCGCGCAAAAGCTCGCCATTCTCGCCAGCCTCGCTTTCGGCACGAAAGTTGCTCAAAGCGCGGTGTATGTCGAAGGTATCTCCTCCATCGCGCCGGAAGATCTCCGTGCCGCTGACGATCTCGGTTACCGGCTCAAGCTGCTCGGCGTCGCGGTTCGCACCGCCACGGGCATCGAGCAGCGCGTGCATCCGACCATGGTTCCGAAATCCTCCTCGATAGCGCAGGTGATGGGTGTCACCAACGCGGTCACGATCGATGGCGAGGGCATCCCGCCGATCACGCTGGTCGGCCCCGGTGCCGGTGGCGCCGCGACCGCATCCGCCGTCGTCGCCGACATCGCCGACGTTGCGCGCGGCATTCGCGCCAATCCGTTCGGCCGGCCGATTTCGCAGCTGCGCGACACCAAGAAGGCGCCGATGGAGCGCCACGAGGGCGGCTACTACATCCGCCTTCTGGCACGCGATTTCCCGGGCACCGCGGCTGCGATCGCGACCCGGCTCGCGGAGCAGAAGATTTCAATCGAGTCGATCGTGCAGCGCCATCCCAATGGCGGCGCTGCGCTGGCAGACGGCAAGGCGGTCCCGGTGCCTGTCATTCTCATCACCTATGCCACGCATGAGGACGCCGTGCGCCGTGCGCTCGCGGCCGTGCAGAAGGACAAGGTGATCAGCGGACGGCCGCAGGTCATCAGGATCGAGAAGAACTGA